The sequence below is a genomic window from Massilia oculi.
GCAGTGCCTGGCCGCCGGCGCCAACGATTACCTGGCCAAACCGATTGACCTCTCCCGCCTGTACTCGCTGTTGCGGGTCTGGATGCCCACCCTGGAGCGAATTTGAGCCAACCCCCGAGCGACTTCGACATCGAGCTGCGGATGCTCGTCGAAGCCGTCTACCTGAAATATAACTACGATTTCCGCGACTACACCGGCGCTTCGCAAAAGCGCCGGGTGCTGGTCGCCATGCGCGAAATGGAATGCGACACGGTGTCGGAACTGCAGTCGAAAGTACTGCACGAGCCGAACGGTTTCGCCCAGCTGCTGCAATACCTGACGATTCCCGTCACCGAGATGTTCCGCGACCCGGAGTACTTCCTGGCGGTGCGCGAGCAGGTGGCGCCTTTCCTCAAGACCTACCCGTCGCTCAAGATCTGGGTGGCCGGCTGCAGCACCGGCGAAGAAGTGTATTCGCTGGCCATCCTGCTCAAGGAAGAGGGGCTGCTCGAGCGCAGCATCATCTATGCGACCGATATCAATCCCGAGTCGCTGGAGGCGGCGCGGCGCGGCGTGTTTCCGCTCGAGCGCATGCGCCTGTATACCGAGAACTACCAGAAGTCCGGCGGCAAGGCCGCGTTCTCGGACTATTACACGGCGGCCTATGGCGGCGCGCTGTTCGAGCGCAGCCTGATGGAGAACGTGACCTTCGCCGACCATAGCCTGTCGACCGACAGCGTGTTCTCGGAAACCCACTTCGTCAGCTGCCGCAACGTGCTGATCTACTTCAACCGGCGCCTGCAGGACCGCGTGCTCGGCCTGTTCCACGACTCGCTGTGCCATCGTGGCTTCCTGGGCCTGGGCAGCAAGGAAAGCATCGACTTTTCCAGCTACGCCGGGCGCTTCGAGGCGCTGGCCAAGCGCGAGCGCCTGTTCCGCAAGGTGTCGCCATGAACCTGGACCAGCAACTGGCCGCGGCCATGGGCGCGCGCCGGATCGAGATGGTCGTCATCGGCGGCTCGGCCGGCGGGGTCGACGCCCTGGTCGGCCTGGTGCCGGTGCTGCCGGCCGGATTCACGCCGGCCGTGACCTGCATCCTGCACGTGCCGCCGGATCGCGAGAGCCGCCTGGCCGAGCTGTTCGCCACGCGCACGGCGCTGCCGGTGCGCGAAGCGCAGGACAAGGAGCCGATCCAGCCGGGCACCGTGTATTTCGCCGGTTCCGGCTACCACCTGTCGATAGAACAGGACCGCAGTTTTTCGCTCAGCTGCGAGCCGCCGGTGCAGTTCGCCCGGCCGGCGATCGATATACTGATGGAGTCCGCCGCCG
It includes:
- a CDS encoding CheR family methyltransferase; this translates as MLVEAVYLKYNYDFRDYTGASQKRRVLVAMREMECDTVSELQSKVLHEPNGFAQLLQYLTIPVTEMFRDPEYFLAVREQVAPFLKTYPSLKIWVAGCSTGEEVYSLAILLKEEGLLERSIIYATDINPESLEAARRGVFPLERMRLYTENYQKSGGKAAFSDYYTAAYGGALFERSLMENVTFADHSLSTDSVFSETHFVSCRNVLIYFNRRLQDRVLGLFHDSLCHRGFLGLGSKESIDFSSYAGRFEALAKRERLFRKVSP
- a CDS encoding chemotaxis protein CheB yields the protein MNLDQQLAAAMGARRIEMVVIGGSAGGVDALVGLVPVLPAGFTPAVTCILHVPPDRESRLAELFATRTALPVREAQDKEPIQPGTVYFAGSGYHLSIEQDRSFSLSCEPPVQFARPAIDILMESAADVYGPALAGILLTGANFDGAEGMCRIRECGGLTIVQDPDEAQARSMPEEAIRRCAPHLVLPLAGIRTVLPLLETP